A portion of the Drosophila sechellia strain sech25 chromosome 2R, ASM438219v1, whole genome shotgun sequence genome contains these proteins:
- the LOC6609396 gene encoding dnaJ homolog subfamily B member 6 isoform X2, producing MVDYYKVLDVARSATDSEVKKAYRKLALKWHPDKNPDNLDEANKRFRELSEAYEVLSDEKKRRIYDEYGKDGLGDRGQSRSHTRHHYSTHDFDDFDIMGGFQFAFRPPEEVFREFFGIHSPFADLFRDANGYSNVSTSGSSGSRRNGGSSGSSRHHHHHHQHKVASPFGAPMLNYSMMDFFMPTSGFTSFSSMTNGNGSSGVTHISSGPGASVKRTSTSTVFVDGKKLMTKRVVENGKETVFSYENDVLKSKTVMGSLQ from the exons ATGGTTGACTACTATAAAGTTTTGGACGTGGCGCGATCCGCCACCGATAGTGAAGTGAAGAAGGC ATATCGAAAACTGGCACTAAAATGGCACCCAGACAAGAATCCCGACAACCTGGATGAGGCCAACAAGCGCTTCCGCGAGCTGTCCGAAGCTTACGAAGTTCTCTCCGATG AGAAAAAGCGCCGCATATACGATGAGTATGGCAAAGATGGACTGGGCGATCGTGGTCAGAGTCGCTCGCATACCCGCCACCACTACAGCACACACGATTTCGATGACTTTGATATTATGGGCGGCTTTCAGTTTGCATTCCGCCCGCCCGAGGAAGTGTTCCGTGAGTTTTTCGGCATCCACTCGCCCTTCGCCGACTTATTCCGAG ATGCCAACGGTTATTCGAATGTCAGCACGAGCGGCTCGAGTGGCAGTCGACGCAATGGCGGCAGCAGTGGATCATCTcgccaccatcatcatcaccaccagcaCAAAGTGGCCAGTCCGTTCGGGGCACCAATGCTTAACTACTCAATGATGGACTTCTTTATGCCCACCAGCGGCTTCACCTCGTTCTCGTCGATGACCAACGGCAATGGCAGCAGCGGTGTCACCCACATCTCCAGCGGACCCGGTGCCAGTGTCAAGCGCACCTCCACTTCGACGGTGTTTGTGGATGGCAAGAAACTGATGACCAAACG gGTCGTCGAAAACGGCAAGGAAACTGTCTTTTCATATGAAAATGATGTCCTGAAATCAAAGACTGTGATGGGCTCCCTTCAATag
- the LOC6609396 gene encoding dnaJ homolog subfamily B member 6 isoform X1, with amino-acid sequence MVDYYKVLDVARSATDSEVKKAYRKLALKWHPDKNPDNLDEANKRFRELSEAYEVLSDARKRRIYDARATLHKSSNSGSSNSSSYTRYRSGGSGGSSSYGRDYDYDYYSGSGYGSGAGRRSGNRYQAFTFRNIFEGTPFHKMFEKKRRIYDEYGKDGLGDRGQSRSHTRHHYSTHDFDDFDIMGGFQFAFRPPEEVFREFFGIHSPFADLFRDANGYSNVSTSGSSGSRRNGGSSGSSRHHHHHHQHKVASPFGAPMLNYSMMDFFMPTSGFTSFSSMTNGNGSSGVTHISSGPGASVKRTSTSTVFVDGKKLMTKRVVENGKETVFSYENDVLKSKTVMGSLQ; translated from the exons ATGGTTGACTACTATAAAGTTTTGGACGTGGCGCGATCCGCCACCGATAGTGAAGTGAAGAAGGC ATATCGAAAACTGGCACTAAAATGGCACCCAGACAAGAATCCCGACAACCTGGATGAGGCCAACAAGCGCTTCCGCGAGCTGTCCGAAGCTTACGAAGTTCTCTCCGATG CACGTAAGCGCAGGATCTACGATGCCCGGGCCACGCTGCACAAATCCTCGAACAGcggaagcagcaacagcagctccTATACCCGCTACcgcagcggcggcagcggtggaTCCTCGTCCTATGGACGTGACTACGACTACGACTACTATTCGGGCTCGGGGTATGGGTCTGGTGCCGGGCGGCGTTCCGGCAACCGCTACCAGGCCTTCACGTTCCGCAACATTTTCGAGGGCACTCCGTTCCACAAGATGTTCG AGAAAAAGCGCCGCATATACGATGAGTATGGCAAAGATGGACTGGGCGATCGTGGTCAGAGTCGCTCGCATACCCGCCACCACTACAGCACACACGATTTCGATGACTTTGATATTATGGGCGGCTTTCAGTTTGCATTCCGCCCGCCCGAGGAAGTGTTCCGTGAGTTTTTCGGCATCCACTCGCCCTTCGCCGACTTATTCCGAG ATGCCAACGGTTATTCGAATGTCAGCACGAGCGGCTCGAGTGGCAGTCGACGCAATGGCGGCAGCAGTGGATCATCTcgccaccatcatcatcaccaccagcaCAAAGTGGCCAGTCCGTTCGGGGCACCAATGCTTAACTACTCAATGATGGACTTCTTTATGCCCACCAGCGGCTTCACCTCGTTCTCGTCGATGACCAACGGCAATGGCAGCAGCGGTGTCACCCACATCTCCAGCGGACCCGGTGCCAGTGTCAAGCGCACCTCCACTTCGACGGTGTTTGTGGATGGCAAGAAACTGATGACCAAACG gGTCGTCGAAAACGGCAAGGAAACTGTCTTTTCATATGAAAATGATGTCCTGAAATCAAAGACTGTGATGGGCTCCCTTCAATag